TTTATACATTAAAAACTATGGGCGGCTGGGAGAGCCTAGAAATGGTAAATAAATATGCTCATTTAAATGCTGAACATATGATAGAATATTCTAACAATGTCACATTTACGGCACAATCAGCTGGTGTGTCACAAATATTCAAAGAAGTAATTAGTTATTAATCTTTATTAATTAATGCTTTGTAACAAACTAACGCCTATTTTAAAAAGTTAGTTCACTGACCTGGAATCAGAGGCATTTTATTAAATGAAAACTCAATATTTAAAACCCGAGCTGCTATCCCCTGCTGGCTCGCTTAAAAACATGCGCTATGCATTTGCTTACGGCGCCGATGCAGTATATGCAGGGCAACCACGTTATAGCTTACGTGTGCGTAACAATGAATTTAATCATGAAAATTTAGCCATCGGTATTAATGAAGCGCATGCGCTTGGCAAAAAATTTTATGTTGTTGTCAATATTGCGCCCCATAATTCAAAGCTGAAAACATTTATTCGCGATTTAAAACCGGTTGTGGATATGCAACCTGATGCATTTATTATGTCTGATCCGGGCTTAATTATGTTAGTACGTGAACATTTCCCTGCAATGGAGATCCATCTTTCGGTTCAATCAAACGCGGTTAACTGGGCAACGGTAAAATTTTGGCATCAAATGGGGTTAACCCGTGTGGTGTTATCTCGAGAACTCTCATTAGATGAAATCAGTGAAATTAGACAGCAAGTACCTGAAATGGAACTGGAAGTATTTATCCATGGCGCATTATGTATGGCTTATTCTGGTCGCTGTTTGCTATCTGGTTATATCAATAAACGCGATCCTAACCAAGGTACCTGCACCAATGCTTGCCGTTGGAAATACAACATTACCGAAGGTAAGGAAGATGAGACAGGGCAAATTGTTCATAAACATGAACCGATTGCGATCACAAAAATCGAGCCTACACTTACAACCAGTAATACTACCGACCAAGTTTTTATGCTGGAAGAGTCTGGCCGCCCTGGCGAGTATATGCAAGCTTTTGAAGATGAACATGGTACTTATATCATGAATTCGAAAGATCTTAGAGCTATTGAACTAGTCGAAGATCTGACAAAAATCGGGGTGCATTCACTAAAAATTGAAGGTCGAACAAAATCATTCTACTACTGCGCTCGCACAGCACAAGTCTATCGCCGAGCTATCGATGCAGCTGCGGAAGGTAAACCTTTTGATCCTAGTTTACTTATTGAACTTGAGTCGCTAGCTAATCGCGGCTACACTGAAGGCTTTTTGCGTCGTCATAATCATGAAGATATGCAGAATTATATTCATAGCCATTCGGTATCAGAGCGTCAGCAGTTTGTCGGTGAATTTAGTGGCCAGCGACTAAATGGTCTTGCGGAAGTCATTGTAAAAAACCGATTTTCAGTTGGAGATAGTGTTGAAATGATGACACCTAATGGCAATATTCAGTTTATTATTGAAAGCATGCAAAATAAGAAAGGCCAAGATATCACTTCTGGACTTGGCGATGGGCATATAGTCTATTTACCAATAGCCGATGAGATTTCGCTCGAATTTGCGTTATTGATGCGTAATTTTCCTGATGGAGCAACAACCGATAATCCTCAAAGTAAATAGCAACAAGGCGACCTATGTCGCCTTGATTTTTTGCAGATAAAACTAATCTCGAATTAAATCATCACCATAGCCAACCCATTTATAGGTGGTTAAAGCCTCAAGCCCCATCGGTCCTCTGGCATGAAGTTTTTGGGTACTCACTGCGACCTCAGCACCGAGTCCAAATTGCGCACCATCAGTAAAACGAGTTGATGCATTGACATATACTGCTGCTGAATCAACTAAGTTAACAAATTTTTCTGCATTAGCTAAACTGCGGGTTAAAATTCCGTCTGAATGTGCACTGCCATATTCACGAATATGGCTGACTGCATGCTCTAATGAATCGACAATCACCACATTAAGATCTTTTGCTAGCCACTCTTGCCGCAGCTCCTCATCTGTAACGACGGAAACATTAGCCGGCAATCCTTTTAATATCGCAAACGACTCTGGATCAGCATGTAAAACCACCGCGTTATCAGCCATAGCTTGACTTAATTTTGGTAAAAATTGTTTGGCAATATTTGCATGAACAAGTAATGTTTCAAGCGTGTTGCACGTACTCGGCCGCTGAGTTTTAGCATTAATAATAATTGGTAGTGCCTTGGCAAAATCCATACTTTCGTCGACAAAAAGATGGCATACACCAATTCCCCCAGTAATGACGGGAATAGTTGATTGTTCACGGCATAACTTATGTAATGCGGCTCCGCCACGCGGAATAATCATATCAACATACTGATCGAGTTTAAGTAACTCATTAATATACTTACGATCAGGGTCATTTATTGATTGTATAGCTGTTGTCGGTAATTTAGATTGTGCAAGAGCATGTTGAATAATATCAATCATCGCTTTATTAGTGTGAACCGTCTCTTTGCCACCGCGCAAAATGGCTGCATTGCCAGTTTTTAGACATAATGACGCAATATCAATAGTAACATTTGGTCTTGCTTCATAAATAACGCCAATCACACCTAATGGTACTCTATGGCGCTGCAATTTTAAGCCACTGCCTAATATACTGCCATCAATAACTTCTCCAACGGGATCAGTTAACATTGCGACTTTCCTAACATCATTAGCGATACTAATTAATCGATCACCCGTTAGCAATAACCGATCTAATACTGCTGCACTAAGCGCATTGTCTTGTGCATTTTGTATATCGCGTTGATTGGCGGCTAAAATAGACTCACTTTTTTGCTCGAGTAAATCGGCAATACCGTTTAATGCGGCATTTTTTTGAGACGTAGTACATTGAGATAACTGAAATGCAGCTTGTTTCGCTGATTTACCTATTTCGACTAAGCCCATTTACTATTTCCTTAAGTTTATTTAACTATCATATCATCACGATGAACCGCAACAGGCCCATACTCGTAACCGATCAATTGAGCAATATCTTGTGAATGATGGCCTGCAATTTGTCTTAACGCATCACTATTATAACGAGAAACGCCTCGTGCAATACTCACCTTTTTTTGGTCGCAAATATCAACAACTTCGCCGCGTGAGAAATCACTGACAACGCCAACGATACCTTTAGGCAAGATAGAGCGGCCTTGATGTAAAATAGCATTAACGGCGCCATCATCAAGAATAATAGTCCCCGCTGGTGGTGCACCGAATAACCAGTGCTTACGATGTTCAAGAGGTGTTTTTTTCGCAATAAAACGGCTACCAACGGCAATATTATTAGCAATATCGACAATAACATTAGCCCGACTACCTGCTGCAATAACGACCTCAATACCCGCTTTACCGGCGATTTCTGCCGCTTGTAATTTTGTTCCCATCCCGCCTGTACCTAACCCTGAAACGCTGTCACCTGCCATCGATTTTAATGTAGTATCAATCGTTTCAATCTCAGTAATTAATTTGGCGCTAGGATCTTTTCGTGGATCAGCTGTAAACAGGCCTTCTTGATCCGTCAATAAAATTAGTTTATCGGCCTGAGCTAAGATCGCCGCGAGTGCTGATAAATTATCGTTATCACCCACTTTAATTTCAGCCGTTGCAACCGCATCATTTTCGTTAATAACCGGTATAATTTGGTTTTCAAGCATCGCTTTTAAAGCATCTTGTGCATTAAGAAAACGTTCACGATCTTCTAAATCAGCCCGAGTTAATAACATCTGGCCAATAAAAATATTATAAATAGAAAACAGCTGCTCCCATAATTGGATTAATTTACCTTGCCCTACTGATGCGAGTAGCTGTTTTGACGCAACCGTTTTAGGGAGATCGGGATAATTGAGCTCCTCACGGCCTGCCGCAATCGCCCCCGAGGTAACAACAATTATTTTATGTCCTTGCTGATGCAATAGGTGACACTGCCGAACTAACTCGACAATTTTAGAACGATCTAATTTTTTAGAACCGCCCGTTAATACACTGGTGCCAAGCTTTATTACAATAGTCTGTTGTTTCATTTTACAACCGTTTAATTGTTTATCTATTATTGAATTAACGCTTCAATCCATTTCGCTGACTGAGCAGATGATTGTTTTAAACTCTCTTTTAAAGAGAGTGCTTTTAGTTGAACTAATGAAACTTTTTTACTCGATGTTATGAGCTTGATCTCGTCGAGAGAACTCATAACATCTCCTTCGTAGTGAATATTTAATATGGGCACTGAACACGGTCTTGCTAATAAGCCCTGCTCTTTTAATGAAAAGAATTTTAGCTCCGCCATCAATTGTTGATCGGAAATATTGTTAAGGCCTAAACGACTGGCAATGATATCGCGATA
The genomic region above belongs to Orbaceae bacterium lpD02 and contains:
- the proA gene encoding glutamate-5-semialdehyde dehydrogenase, with the protein product MGLVEIGKSAKQAAFQLSQCTTSQKNAALNGIADLLEQKSESILAANQRDIQNAQDNALSAAVLDRLLLTGDRLISIANDVRKVAMLTDPVGEVIDGSILGSGLKLQRHRVPLGVIGVIYEARPNVTIDIASLCLKTGNAAILRGGKETVHTNKAMIDIIQHALAQSKLPTTAIQSINDPDRKYINELLKLDQYVDMIIPRGGAALHKLCREQSTIPVITGGIGVCHLFVDESMDFAKALPIIINAKTQRPSTCNTLETLLVHANIAKQFLPKLSQAMADNAVVLHADPESFAILKGLPANVSVVTDEELRQEWLAKDLNVVIVDSLEHAVSHIREYGSAHSDGILTRSLANAEKFVNLVDSAAVYVNASTRFTDGAQFGLGAEVAVSTQKLHARGPMGLEALTTYKWVGYGDDLIRD
- the yegQ gene encoding tRNA 5-hydroxyuridine modification protein YegQ, whose protein sequence is MKTQYLKPELLSPAGSLKNMRYAFAYGADAVYAGQPRYSLRVRNNEFNHENLAIGINEAHALGKKFYVVVNIAPHNSKLKTFIRDLKPVVDMQPDAFIMSDPGLIMLVREHFPAMEIHLSVQSNAVNWATVKFWHQMGLTRVVLSRELSLDEISEIRQQVPEMELEVFIHGALCMAYSGRCLLSGYINKRDPNQGTCTNACRWKYNITEGKEDETGQIVHKHEPIAITKIEPTLTTSNTTDQVFMLEESGRPGEYMQAFEDEHGTYIMNSKDLRAIELVEDLTKIGVHSLKIEGRTKSFYYCARTAQVYRRAIDAAAEGKPFDPSLLIELESLANRGYTEGFLRRHNHEDMQNYIHSHSVSERQQFVGEFSGQRLNGLAEVIVKNRFSVGDSVEMMTPNGNIQFIIESMQNKKGQDITSGLGDGHIVYLPIADEISLEFALLMRNFPDGATTDNPQSK
- the proB gene encoding glutamate 5-kinase; amino-acid sequence: MKQQTIVIKLGTSVLTGGSKKLDRSKIVELVRQCHLLHQQGHKIIVVTSGAIAAGREELNYPDLPKTVASKQLLASVGQGKLIQLWEQLFSIYNIFIGQMLLTRADLEDRERFLNAQDALKAMLENQIIPVINENDAVATAEIKVGDNDNLSALAAILAQADKLILLTDQEGLFTADPRKDPSAKLITEIETIDTTLKSMAGDSVSGLGTGGMGTKLQAAEIAGKAGIEVVIAAGSRANVIVDIANNIAVGSRFIAKKTPLEHRKHWLFGAPPAGTIILDDGAVNAILHQGRSILPKGIVGVVSDFSRGEVVDICDQKKVSIARGVSRYNSDALRQIAGHHSQDIAQLIGYEYGPVAVHRDDMIVK